The DNA region TCTCTTTGCCCGGTTATTGATTTTAAAAAGAGATGGATAACATAATCCGGTAAGCCGGATTGCAATCTAAAAAAAGCTATTATGGGAAATCTACTTTATATTATTGCCGTAATTTTAATAATCGGCTGGCTGGTTGGATTTATTGGATACAGTGCAGGTGGACTGATTCACGTATTACTTGTCATTGCCGTTATAGCAATTTTATTACAGGTGATTCAAGGAAAAAAGATCTTTTAAAAAATGCTCCCAGGAATATTACTATTTTGAACTCCAAGTCCACTTGTGGGTAATAAAGAGTGGATAATATTGAGCTCTTTAAAAGTCATGCTAATCTCATTGAGAGAGGCGTTGATATTTCTGCCTTTTCAAAATAATCCCTACCATGTCCATTTTATACTTGCACTTTGGATAAGTCGGTACGGGCTGACTTTTCCTCACATTTCAGAACTATTTTTTCAGTGTAACGGGCAGGTTTTTGCGATTGATTATGGCCTGTGTTAAACAAGGCTAGTCTTACGTCATTGATCAACTTTTAGGTCAATACTTAAGATAATTAGGTTATTAAGTGATTTGGTGACTGGGTTATGAGGCTATGAGTCTTTGAAAATCTTTCTATATCTATTACCGTTCAGCGTCTTTCACCCACCTAAGCTTTAGCGCAGGCGGGGCCTTTCCTCCGGTCTCCCTTTTTCCCTTATACCCCTCTTACCTATATTCCTTTCGAATCTCTATAGCGTATACAGACCAATACTTATAAATGTGACGCAGCACTAATTAAACATGGCCGAAAGATTTAATGTAGGATACATATCTCATCTACCGTGGGTTCGGGGTAGGCAACTCCTACTCAACAAATCGTAAAAACACGATATTCAGGTTCTTCAACTATAAGAAAATTAATATGTAGCAAACCCTTTACAGCGGTTTAATGTTTGGCAATAATCCATACAGCATGAATTATTCCGGGAATGTAGCCAAGTATGGTCAGTATAACATTTAGCCAAAAAGCACCGGTTAATCCAACTTCTAAAAAAACTCCGAGAGGAGGAAGAATAACAGCAAAAATAATTTTTAGTATATCCATGTTTTTTTATTTGATTATTTATTATTTCAAATAAAAGTTAAGCTCTTCAGACTACCGACCAAGATTATTGTGAAAGAAGTTACTCTTCATTCACAACTGCCAAAATCTACTTTGCTGCTCACATTTTTTATCTATTGTTTGCAACATTAATCTGCAGGTCTTGGGAAATAATCATTAGCCAAAATGCAGCAGGTTTGCTAATAGACAGTCTTACGAACGTAGTCACATACCGCTTCCGCTTTGGGCCATTTCATTGCGTGCACTTTGAATAATGCTTTGAACATTGTGCATAGCATGTTGCAGGCTGTCACCTTCGCTTATAACCCGGCGTGAAATCGGCGCAATAGCGGTCACCCCTTTTGTCGAAAGATCATTGGAAAGAAACCTCTGAATCTCTGTGACATCCAGAACGTACGCTTTAAAGTTGTCTTTAATACTGTTACTCTTAACAGAAATTTGGCTGTAAACATCACCCAGTATTGATCGGCGCTGGTTGCTCAGTTGCTGTATTTGCGGATTATTATATTCGTTTCCTTCTTTTTGCCATTCCTCAAAATAATCGGTGCCTCTGGCGGTGAGTTCGTCGGCATGACGGGTAAACTTGGTCTCGGTATCAACTATTTGGGCTACGTTATTTGAAAAGATTTCCAGAGCCTTCTTCAGGTCGGGTTGACCGGGCCTGATAAGATCACCCAGCGCGGCATTGGTGGCTTCCAGCTGCAGGATCGCCGATGTTATATCATCGTCCATGGTTTGCAGCGAGACCCGGGTCTCATTGGAGCGCTCCATACCCGTTGACTGGCAACCGGCGGTCATTATTAGGCCGGAGATAAGTACGGACAAAACAAAATGATATATTTGCCTGGTCGGAGTCATGGTATGCTCCCTTTTATGGGTATTAATTACAGTTAACAAAAGGTCGCTATTTTAAGCCTGATAAGCTTTATACGAATCCAAAAAAAGGTTACATATATCGCTGATTTCCGGAAAGGAAGAAAGGAATAATGTTTTGGTCACCATGTACAGAACTTACGAGCAACGTCCAACTGCACAGATATATTCATCTTATAGATTCTAGCGGAAATGTACACCTCACACAAATTGTAAAATCCTCGGAGTCGGGTAGCCTGTCAATGGCAAAAGTTCCTCCGAGCAATTCCACCCGGTGGCCGATAATTCGCAATCCCATCCCCTTACTGTTTGTTTCCTCGGGTGAAAATCCTTTGCCATCATCTTTGATTTCCAATTTAAATTGGTCTTTTTGTTGCTTTGTGACCACCAATATTCGTTTTGCTTTTCCATGGGTAGCAGCATTTTTAATTGCTTCCCGGGTAATATTATATAAGCTGGAGGAAAGCTCTCTATTATTAATTTTATCCAAAATTTTATTAGCTTTCAGGGTGCATTTTATATTATGTATTCTCTGTGACCGTCTCATGAGAAGGGTAAAGGCATGCGATATCCCTTCCTCCTCAACATCAATAGGAATAATATCATGACTTAGCTCCCGTATGTTATCAATTTCAAGATCTACCAGAGATTTAATTTTATCAAGCATATCAGATGCATTAGTCTGATTCGTGACTGAGAGTTCATCATTAAGATCACTTAAAATCATTTTGATATAGGCAAGATTCTGAGCAAGTGTGTCATGGAGGTATCCACCAAGTTCCCAGCGCTGTGACATGCTGTTGCTTAAGATCTGTTTCTGCAAATCGGTACTTCTTTCCACTTCTTTTTTAAGCTGCTTATTGATTTTTAAAAGTTTTTGATCAGCTTGCTTACGTTCAATAGCCGATCCAATAATGTTTGTAATAATTTTGATAAAATTTATATCGAACTTTGAAAAATCTTTGGGTTCTTTGGCATAGAGGGATAATACCCCAAGGTTTTTTTCTCTACCCCCAATGTTAATTTGTAAGCCGGAAGTAACCTCATACTTATCAAGCAGGGGTATTTTGTTATACCGCTGTTCGTTATGATAGTCTTCAGTAATCAATGGCTCTGATAGTGTTAAGGCATAACCGACGTCCCAATCGGTATCCAATTCGATGGTTGTTTTGTCTGGTGTACCATCTTCTAAATTACTGCTGATCAACGTCAAGTAATCTTTTTGATTATCAATTGAGAAGACGAAACAGTAATCGAATCCGGTAATATGACGAATGTTTTCTATTGCTTTTCCAATTATGCTATTCAGCTCATCTTCCTGCAGCGTAAATATGCCCAACTCTGAGATTATTTCTTGCCGCTCTGCCCGTTGCTTAAGCTTTTCTTCTGCTTCTTTAAGCTGCGTGACGTCCACGAGTGTAAGTACTACCCCATCGATGATGTCATTTACCGAGCGGTATGGACGTAGGCGCATGATATATTGATTCCCTTTTTCATCCTGTACAATCTTTTTGATTGGTTGCAGGCTTTCGGTTACCCGGTCGATATCGGCCTGTATTGAATCATAGTTGAGTTGATGGGTGACATGACTAAAAGGCCGTCCCGTATCGGAGGCAATCAGATTAAAAAGATCGGTAGCCGAAGACGTATAAAATTGCAAACGATTATTGCTATCAATAAAGAGCGTAGCAATATCGGTGGATTCCATCAGGTTCTTGAGATTGCTATTGGCCTCGTTGAGTTTTTCAATTTTGTGTTCTAGTTCAGTATTTACGCTCTTGAGTTCTTCATTAACCGATTGCAGTTCTTCTTTGCTGGTTTCAAGCTGTTCTGTTGTTGATCGCAGCTCTTCATTCATCGACTGCAGTTCCTCGTTGGAAGCCTGAAGTTCTTCATTCGAGGTTTCATATTCTTCGATAGTAACATGAAGTTGTTCTTTGGTATGCTCCAGCTCATTTTCCAAAGCCGCAATAATGTCTGACTCCTCCGCTGCCTCCGAATCTACATGTTCAACCTTTTGTGGATGACTGTTAGTCTCATCAGGTTCTTCCATAAAGACGACATGCAGCAATCCTTCAGAGAAATTCGGTTCGGATATCCTTCGTACTATAATGTTGTAATAATGGTAGCTGCCCTCGATATTGAGCCTGACTTTTTTGGAGGCTGGTGTAGTAGCATCTTGTTTCACCTGGAACAATAGGCGACTCAGAACTTTTCGCAGATCAGGGATGACCATATTCAGGATCTTTTGGCTGGGTTCACCGCCCGAATATTTCAGGAATCGTTCAATATCAGAGGTAGAATGAAGAACCTCATAATTCTTATTGATAATGACGCTTGCCGGTTCAAACTGTTTAAATAAAAGTCGTTGGTGGAGATCCTCAATATTACTTTGTTTCTTATTATTTATTTCTGACTGGCGGTGAGAAGTAGGGACATCAGATTGCTTTGATAAGGGGTAACGAGGCAGCCGGACATGAGATTTTGAAACCGTACTCTGTTGATAAATCTGGTTTTTTTTGTCAATTGAATTGAACAGGTCTGTAGCTTCCAGTATAGAATCAGACATACCCAGAAATAGCCATTTCCCAGGTTTCAAGGCATAATGAAACAGGTTGAATACCTCCGATTGCAAATCGCGATTCAGATAAATCAAGAGGTTCCGGCAGCTGATAAGGTCAAGTTTAGAAAAGGGAGGGTCCTTAAGCAGGTTGTGAGCGGCAAACAGTATCATGTTGCTTATATTTTGGTTTACACAATACTGCGGTCCTTCTTTTTTGAAATATTGATGCAAACGATCAATTGAAATATCAGCTACAATAGATTCGTTGTAGCACCCTTTTCGTGCAATAACCAACGCTTTTTCATCAATATCGGTTGCAAAGATCTGAATTTGTGGCGGGTTACTGAGAGTTTGAGCATGTTCATGAAGTAACATGGCGAGAGAGTAAGCTTCTTCCCCTGTGGCACAGCCGGGCACCCAGACGCGTACGCTATCTTTTGAGTCCTTGTCTTCAAAAAGTTTGGGAATAATTGTTTCCTTTAGTGAACTAAAAGCATCGGGATCACGAAAAAAATTAGTAACGCTGATAAGTAAATCCTTGAATAACTCTTTAACTTCAGGCGGATGTTCGGTGACATACTCTAAATAATCAGGAAGGGAATTTATACGGTTTACCCGCATACGGCGTTCAATTCTGCGAAGTATAGACGATCGTTTGTATTGGGTAAAA from Halalkalibaculum roseum includes:
- a CDS encoding lmo0937 family membrane protein, whose amino-acid sequence is MGNLLYIIAVILIIGWLVGFIGYSAGGLIHVLLVIAVIAILLQVIQGKKIF
- a CDS encoding YqaE/Pmp3 family membrane protein; its protein translation is MDILKIIFAVILPPLGVFLEVGLTGAFWLNVILTILGYIPGIIHAVWIIAKH
- a CDS encoding CheR family methyltransferase; the protein is MAVHEEDSHNDENRDLLVVGLGASAGGLEALEAFFDAMPDSTGMAFVVIIHLSPDHESSMAPLLQEHTSLQVSQITKKTKIKPNHVYIIPPGKLLSIENQHLVLTAVNTSNKKLTTIDLFFRSLGEAKGTYSACVILSGTGSDGAVGLKTIKENGGIVIAQAIEEAGYNAMPYNAVQTGMVDVTLPVKEIPAKLKEYQESLRRVKISDSGELPERETKVLGKIFEKVNMKMGHDFTQYKRSSILRRIERRMRVNRINSLPDYLEYVTEHPPEVKELFKDLLISVTNFFRDPDAFSSLKETIIPKLFEDKDSKDSVRVWVPGCATGEEAYSLAMLLHEHAQTLSNPPQIQIFATDIDEKALVIARKGCYNESIVADISIDRLHQYFKKEGPQYCVNQNISNMILFAAHNLLKDPPFSKLDLISCRNLLIYLNRDLQSEVFNLFHYALKPGKWLFLGMSDSILEATDLFNSIDKKNQIYQQSTVSKSHVRLPRYPLSKQSDVPTSHRQSEINNKKQSNIEDLHQRLLFKQFEPASVIINKNYEVLHSTSDIERFLKYSGGEPSQKILNMVIPDLRKVLSRLLFQVKQDATTPASKKVRLNIEGSYHYYNIIVRRISEPNFSEGLLHVVFMEEPDETNSHPQKVEHVDSEAAEESDIIAALENELEHTKEQLHVTIEEYETSNEELQASNEELQSMNEELRSTTEQLETSKEELQSVNEELKSVNTELEHKIEKLNEANSNLKNLMESTDIATLFIDSNNRLQFYTSSATDLFNLIASDTGRPFSHVTHQLNYDSIQADIDRVTESLQPIKKIVQDEKGNQYIMRLRPYRSVNDIIDGVVLTLVDVTQLKEAEEKLKQRAERQEIISELGIFTLQEDELNSIIGKAIENIRHITGFDYCFVFSIDNQKDYLTLISSNLEDGTPDKTTIELDTDWDVGYALTLSEPLITEDYHNEQRYNKIPLLDKYEVTSGLQINIGGREKNLGVLSLYAKEPKDFSKFDINFIKIITNIIGSAIERKQADQKLLKINKQLKKEVERSTDLQKQILSNSMSQRWELGGYLHDTLAQNLAYIKMILSDLNDELSVTNQTNASDMLDKIKSLVDLEIDNIRELSHDIIPIDVEEEGISHAFTLLMRRSQRIHNIKCTLKANKILDKINNRELSSSLYNITREAIKNAATHGKAKRILVVTKQQKDQFKLEIKDDGKGFSPEETNSKGMGLRIIGHRVELLGGTFAIDRLPDSEDFTICVRCTFPLESIR